The genomic interval GGGGAGTTCCTAAATGACAAATGGCTCAATTATGTGACACTGGAATTTCCTTCTGTCAAATCCTGGCTAAAAGTAAGTAAATTTTCTCATTACAGGCAGGAGTTTTTAAGAGAAAAGGGTTCTGATACAGTGAGATTCTCATTTAAAATGTTCTTGTCTGGACCCTGGGCTGACCACTTCAGACCACAGCCTTACTGGAGAAGAGTCATCACAGTCTCCTGGCAACCCAGGGTGGTTGCTGTGTCCCCACTTACAGGGGGCAGCTCCCAGGGCTCCTATGTCACAAATGAGCTTTACAGGTGGCACCAAAtacctgaataaatgaataaataaaagtggccAGAAGAGTTAGTGAACACGGGGCTAATGTCATtagtttcttctaaaaaaaagtttttaagaacAAGGAATACATTGGACAAAAAGGATGACAATCCCTGATCTGAAATAGCTTTAAATAGATTCTCCCTTTTATAAtggaaacatctttttaaaaaaatggtttgggttttttaaactctccctctctcaaaaaaacaaaacaaaacaaaacaaaaaaccaaagtctggaaaaatatacaaaacctACCCTTTGGGTCTAAACTATCTGatagtctctttcttcctctgtctcatGGAGAATCAATACATAATAGTGCATTAGGTAGAAAGGATAGTAGACATTTGCAGGCGAGATGAGCAACTTCAGCCTCGAGCATAGGGCTGAATAACCCTGAAGCAGCGCTTCGGTAGGAATATGGGATGGGAAACATCATTCAAATGAAGCTTGGTGCAGACCCAGCGGGGTCCTGGCCATGTGCCCCCAGGAAGGCAGCCCAAGGATGCAGCAGTTCCGGTGCTACCTCGGTACCCAGCCCCTTCAGACACCAAAGCCACAAACTACATTCCTCCTGGGTGTTTTTGTCCCCACATACCCCATCAAACcatttctgcagccagtggcaggAAGCCCAAGATCGTGATTGTGAACTCTGTCCTTTACCTTAGGATAATACCAGGGGGACAGGTGGAGGACACTGGGCAGAATCGTCCCTGTCACCCTGTGGCTTCCATAGAAATGGCTTGTCCCAGCTCCCCAATGCTGCAGACCTTCTACTCTACTCCTGGCTATATCCATCAGCTGCCTACAGGTGTGGGCTGGAGAAGCATGGCTTCTGAGAAGACCTGAAATTCTGTATGCTGGGATTTGCCATGAGAAAGAGGCAGCATTGCATTGTTCCTCAGAGTTTGTACCCATATCGACTAGCTTTACTTCAAGTTTCTGGTTCATTTTCTAAGGCAGGTGTAGCCCCTGAGCTTTTCAAAAGCCTGAGCTCCCTCCAGGGAGACAACAGTATCTACACATGATGTGGTTCAATTAATgcagcagtgatttttttttcagcaaaagtTGGTGGTTAgggttctttaaaatatatatttaaataactttttacatttacatataatatcttaaaaaaacaaagccgAGAATTCAATCCCACACACCTTGGAACCCCAAGCACACACACTTTACAAAACAGAATAACATGTTATCAAAAGAGGCAAGGACTCAGAGAATTTTGTCTGTTGGTTTGTTAATGGGATGGGGAGTTGCCACAGGAGGCTCACATTTTGGGTTGAGAAGGAGGGCTCTCTTTATTACCACTTTTGTGTTTGtcaaagctaaaaaaaattttttttttttttctgaaggaagTCAGAGTTTGGAGTCTCCGTACAGTTCCCATTTCCATATAGAGTTCCTTCTGGGCTCAGGCTCCTGTGCCACCGCAGTCTGCTGGGCGAGGTCTCTGTCCTGGGAGAGAAAGAACAACCATCAGGGGCCAGCACTGCGGACTTTGGGCACAATGCACAGGGACCAGCAAGGGCCTTGGTGCCCATCCCTAGCATGTGGCAAGCTCTCAGGAAGTGACAGGTCACAGGACTGGATGAACTGTGCATATGCTAAAAGGCTTAAGCAGAGCTCCTCATTCTGCGCTGAGAGCATGGATGCCTCCTAGAGGGCTGGCCTCCCTCATCTGGACCTATAGAGCCTTCTGGAAGCCCTTAGGTAGTATGAAAACACAATGTACAGAAGATGTGCATCATGCACTGATGCAGGCACTGGGAAGAGCAGAAGAAaagaccctcccacccccacccccacccccaccccagggcttaCAAACCTCAAAACAAAGTGATTTCAGGTTGTGATAACCTGGGAAGGAAGCAGGGGATGTGAGAGTAACCTCAGAGGTAGCTGGAGAGAGCCATTTCAACTGAGACCCGGGGAGGGAAGCAGCAGAGAGGCCTAGAGGCTGGACTGAGATGGAGGAATGTTGCAGGAacagggcagaggccacagggggCTATATTTTCAAAATGCTAAAGGTCATGGCAAGTCCTTAAAGGGTTTTCTAGTGTAAAGACATACTTATGTACAAAAAAGACCACTTTGGCTCCCATGTAGAATAGATATTGCAAGACCAGTGATAGGAGACCAGTCAGAAGCTATCGCCTTTTCTCTGGAGAGAGGAAATGAGCCTGGCTGAGGGGACAGAGGCGGAATGCAGAGGCAGTAAGTAAGGAATATACTTTGGAGGTGGAACTTGTCTCAGTGCTACTCCGAGGTGCTGGACTTCACTGTTTATCACTAAGACGGAATGTTTGGAAACTTTTTTTCAAGTAAGAGGAGACAGACTGACTCTCGCATGTGGTCCAAATGagatccacccgacaacccccatctagggccaatgctcaaatcaactgagctatccttagagcctgaggccaatgcccacaccaaccgagctgtcctcagtgcccaggcctgcCTGATGCTCGGACTAACTGAGccaatggctgcaagagggaaagagggagaaggggaaggaggggaagagaagaatatggtcacttctcatgtgtgccctgaccagggattgaacctgcaatgtcCACACTTCGATGTTTGAAAACTTTATAGCAATCTGTTATCTGCTGAATCTAATAAGAATTCTGGAATTGGATTTTATGTGTCTTTTGctaagtttcatttttctgaacaATTCTCAGAGACAGGTTGAGAAGCCTAGGACACAAATGTGGGGGGCAGAGTGGGCTCCGGGATAAATGGTGCCTGGACTTCTGGGTGAGGAGACTTAGTGAAgggggtgcagagagaagaaatggAGAGGGCTGCTGTGGACATGATAGGTTGGGGTGCTTGTGTGGCATTTGGGGAAGAGACTATAAAAACAAAGGGCCCAATAGGTCTGGAACTCAGAGGAAGGGCTGAATTGAGGAATAACACTGAAATCATCAGATATTGTTTGAAGTCAACGGCACAAAAGAAGCCCTTAGAAAATGACTGTGGAGAGGGAAGAGGACCCCGACTCTGGCCTACTGTCATCTCTTGCTCTCACCTGCAGCCTCCGTGGCTGTGGCGCTAGACTCCTGAGTGTCCTGGGAAGCACTGAGGAAGCTGGCCCTGGCGGTCCCTGCCTCCTCTGGAGGGTAGCCAAGTGGCAGTGGTGCCCTGGGCTGGCAGCATGGAGCCCTCTCTTCTTCCTGGGTTCCTCCCAGGGCCCTATGGGGCTGCAGGGCATCAGGGCCCAGCGTCCCACCCCAGGGGCCAAAGCCACAGGTCCCTTGGCAGTCTGAGGGCAGGCCCAAGTCACAGTCCACATCCTCCGGAATGATGGGGATGCGCTGGCTCAAGTCCCGGGCCCCTGGATGGCAGCCGGGCGGGGACTCCTGGGCAAGCGTGTACTGCACGCTCACCGAGCAGTCCTCAGTGTAGCAGCCGCTGCCCCCTCCTCCACCGTgggccacctgcttctcttcatAGAAGCAGCAGGGCAGGCCCTCATATTTCACCCCATCTGTCCTGGGCAAATGGTCGGGGTGAAGGCCGTACAGGGTCTGGGCGCTTCCTGGCTGTGACTCCACCCCTGTGGGACCACAGCCCTCACAGAGGGGGGCGCCCAGGAACAAGGTGCTGCCCCCAGCTGCTCCTGGGCTGGGCTCCAGTGCAGGCGGCTGGGGCTCGCAGCAGCAGGCACATGACGGCCCCTCACGGACCCCCTTCCAGGTTCTCCTGAGGTCTGGGGCGGCCCCAGAAGCCTCGAGCCCCACTTCTGAGGTAGAGCTGTTGGGCCCCCTGTGCTCCAGGGAGGAGTTACTGCTGTAGTTCATCTCCAGGCTGCAGGTAGACAGCTGGTCTCctgagggagaggcagggccaGGCCAAAGCTCTCCCCGCCCAGCACCTTGACTGTGGGCTGCCGGGAGTTCCTCAGGTGGCGGGGAGCCCTCGAGGTGCAGGACAGGCCCCCGGGCTGAGCTGCCTGAGCCCCCCACATCGCTGGTGCGACAGGGGCTCCGGCTGCGATAGATGAAGGGGTCGTAGTCGCTGCTGAGGGAGCTGCGGAAGGTGGAACAGCTCCCGTATACACCCTGGTTGCTGACCTCGGTACAGTCCACCATCGAGTCGCTGGAAGAGCAGTGGCACTGGccagagctgctgctgctgtcgcTGCCCGGGCAGTCAGCCAGGTAGCCACTACACACCGAGCGGTGGCCATGGTAGCAGCTGAAGCTGGATGTGCTGCCACTCTCCAAGTGGGAAGGTGTGGCCATGTGAACCACGGTGGGGAAGAGCAGGCTGCCACTGCCACTTGGGGGAAAGGCACGAGATGGGCCCCTGGGGACAAGGCTGGGGGGGGCCTGGCCCTCCTGCTCAGGGTAGCTGAGGCCCTGGAAGTAGTAGTGTTGGTACATGGTCTCATACTGGGAGAAGCAAGCTGCCTTGGAGAAGCTGCGGCCGCTGAACTTGGGCCTGCGGAAGGGGTGGGCCGGTGAGTAGGCTCGGTGCTCCAGGCCACAGCGGTGAGGGGCCAGGGTGTGGTCCTGGTGGAGGGGTGGGTAGCCTCGGATGTAGGTGGGGGTCTGTGGTGAATAGAGGCTCTGCTCCCCATGCCGGTCCACAGTCAGCAAGGTGACAGGGTTCCCGTGGGAGTCCATGCTTGTCCTCGTAGGGTAGGCTGGGATGGCGTTGGTCCTGTGCACGCGGCCGGGGTAGTGCACTGGCAGGATCACCCTCTGCTGTCGGCTGCGGGCGAGGTTGCTGGTCTCCACACATACGGCACTGGGGTTTCCCTTTTGttctggggaggggagaagagaggaaacaaAGTCAGCAGGGCTGAGCACCCTGGTGTCCAGGGCTAGAAGGATAGGTAAATCAAGGCAAAGACCGAAGCAGCAGGGTTGGTCACCTGCTCTAAGCTGTCACCAAACTCAGCCATGCTGGCAGACGTTGGCCTGCTTCTCTGTCTGAAAGGTGGTCATTCCTGTCAGGGTTTATCTCCCATCTCTCCGCTGCTCCACCCAGCAAAGGGCCCATAGGAATTTGCAGAGAGCAGCAGGGCTATCAAGATAAAAGGCACCGTCCCTCATGGAAAAACAGCTGCCTGGGGTGCACCAGTGGTCCAGCCCAGTGACGCAGGAGCAGCACCACAACCCTGCCACTCACAGCCTCCTGGGGCCAGGAACAACTCCCAGTACAGGCCGTGGGCATTGTCCTTCACTTTAAAGAGATTGTGGGCCTACGGACACTGGTTCAGGTGAAAGCCAAAACAAACTCAGGGCCATTCTTCATGCCAGGCTCTCCTTAAAGTGTGGAGGCCTCCTCCACCTCCAAGTCCAGATGGCAATGCTGTGGTGGTTTTGCTCGCTCACAGCCTGCAGCAGGTGGCACGCTCTTGCTAGGCACTTGGTAGGGGCA from Saccopteryx leptura isolate mSacLep1 chromosome 2, mSacLep1_pri_phased_curated, whole genome shotgun sequence carries:
- the ZNRF3 gene encoding E3 ubiquitin-protein ligase ZNRF3; this encodes MRPRSGGRPGAPGRRRHRLRRRPRGPRGHRLPPPPPLPLLLGLLLAAAGPGAARAKETAFVEVVLFESSPSGDYTTYTTGLTGRFSRAGATLSAEGEIVQMHPLGLCNNNDEEDLYEYGWVGVVKLEQPELDPKPCLTVLGKAKRAVQRGATAVIFDVSENPEAIDQLNQGSEDPLKRPVVYVKGADAIKLMNIVNKQKVARARIQHRPPRQPTEYFDMGIFLAFFVVVSLVCLILLVKIKLKQRRSQNSMNRLAVQALEKMETRKFNSKNKGRREGSCGALDTLSSSSTSDCAICLEKYIDGEELRVIPCTHRFHRKCVDPWLLQHHTCPHCRHNIIEQKGNPSAVCVETSNLARSRQQRVILPVHYPGRVHRTNAIPAYPTRTSMDSHGNPVTLLTVDRHGEQSLYSPQTPTYIRGYPPLHQDHTLAPHRCGLEHRAYSPAHPFRRPKFSGRSFSKAACFSQYETMYQHYYFQGLSYPEQEGQAPPSLVPRGPSRAFPPSGSGSLLFPTVVHMATPSHLESGSTSSFSCYHGHRSVCSGYLADCPGSDSSSSSGQCHCSSSDSMVDCTEVSNQGVYGSCSTFRSSLSSDYDPFIYRSRSPCRTSDVGGSGSSARGPVLHLEGSPPPEELPAAHSQGAGRGELWPGPASPSGDQLSTCSLEMNYSSNSSLEHRGPNSSTSEVGLEASGAAPDLRRTWKGVREGPSCACCCEPQPPALEPSPGAAGGSTLFLGAPLCEGCGPTGVESQPGSAQTLYGLHPDHLPRTDGVKYEGLPCCFYEEKQVAHGGGGGSGCYTEDCSVSVQYTLAQESPPGCHPGARDLSQRIPIIPEDVDCDLGLPSDCQGTCGFGPWGGTLGPDALQPHRALGGTQEEERAPCCQPRAPLPLGYPPEEAGTARASFLSASQDTQESSATATEAAGQRPRPADCGGTGA